A window of the Megalopta genalis isolate 19385.01 chromosome 2, iyMegGena1_principal, whole genome shotgun sequence genome harbors these coding sequences:
- the LOC117229891 gene encoding FAD synthase isoform X1: MIHLRRYLANISSKHHGPTIMRIMLIHGKSNEEHPTAGIIVVGDEILKAQVKDTNSLYASNLLYKHGVKVQKIMVVRDDVQDIAEAIKNFSGSYNYVFTTGGIGPTHDDVTYEALGLAFNDTMHYHPKLVDIVNRFGYSKYPSPAYKMAYVPTKSVLKFGVNQITEKPLAYPCIAVQNVFVFPGSPVFFEVSFPALCKELFAGYKSFSTVEVFVNAREDTFANILNEVVQKFPNVSFGSYPESNRYYKARITVESNNEEDTEAARRTFCSRIPSSMLVHYDRTPHVGSVRKYESFLEKSERRSIYEKSVEILLNYCRKPEEVWIYLDGSPESVIVLHLARVATEKLGEPAKTKLRGISPRASSFLQEISNRYNVELCALRNNGEILARPEMRTLLFGKRSDSNERDHENVLRLFGTSFPDVQIHFPLIEWTELDVASFLGSLSLHYCTEADEAASFR; the protein is encoded by the exons ATGATACACTTACGACGATATTTAGCAAACATTTCGTCGAAGCACCATGGACCAACTATCATGAGAATAATGTTGATACATGGAAAAAGTAACGAAGAACACCCGACTGCTGGAATAATTG tTGTTGGCGATGAAATCTTGAAGGCTCAAGTGAAAGACACTAATTCGTTGTATGCGAGCAATTTGCTGTACAAGCATGGAGTCAAGGTTCAGAAA ATTATGGTCGTTCGAGACGATGTCCAGGATATCGCAGAAGCGATCAAGAATTTCTCTGGAAGTTATAATTATGTCTTTACCACCGGAGGAATAGGACCAACTCACGACGATGTTACTTACGAAG CCCTAGGATTGGCTTTCAACGATACCATGCACTATCATCCAAAGTTGGTAGACATTGTGAATCGCTTCGGATATAGCAAGTATCCTTCTCCCGCTTATAAAATGGCATAT GTTCCAACCAAATCTGTCCTGAAATTTGGAGTAAACCAAATCACCGAGAAGCCTTTGGCTTACCCATGTATCGCAGTACAAAATGTGTTCGTCTTTCCTGGATCGCCTGTGTTCTTCGAGGTTTCGTTTCCGGCTCTGTGTAAG GAGTTATTCGCCGGATACAAATCTTTTTCAACTGTAGAGGTTTTTGTGAACGCGAGGGAAGATACGTTCGCGAACATATTAAACGAAGTTGTACAGAAGTTTCCGAACGTTTCGTTCGGATCGTATCCAGAGAGTAATAG GTATTACAAGGCACGCATCACCGTAGAGAGCAACAACGAGGAGGACACCGAGGCCGCCAGAAGAACCTTTTGTTCCCGAATCCCGAGCAGCATGCTTGTGCATTACGATCGCACGCCCCACGTCGGCTCTGTCCGAAAGTACGAGAGCTTCCTTGAGAAGTCGGAACGTCGATCGATTTATGAGAAATCCGTCGAAATACTCCT AAATTATTGCCGGAAACCGGAGGAGGTCTGGATCTACTTGGACGGTAGCCCAGAATCCGTCATCGTGTTGCACCTTGCTCGCGTTGCAACGGAAAAGCTTGGAGAACCTGCAAAAACCAAATTACGTGGAATCAGTCCAAGAGCGAGTAGCTTTCTTCAGGAAATTAGCAACAG GTACAACGTCGAATTGTGCGCCTTGAGAAACAACGGGGAGATTTTAGCAAGACCGGAAATGCGAACGTTGTTGTTTGGCAAGCGATCGGACAGCAACGAGAGAGATCATGAGAACGTTCTTAGGTTGTTCGGTACATCTTTCCCGGACGTACAAATACATTTTCCTCTCATCGAATGGACGGAATTAGACGTCGCAAGTTTTCTCGGATCTCTCTCACTACATTATTGTACAGAAGCAGACGAAGCCGCGTCGTTTCG ATGA
- the LOC117229891 gene encoding FAD synthase isoform X2 has protein sequence MIHLRRYLANISSKHHGPTIMRIMLIHGKSNEEHPTAGIIVVGDEILKAQVKDTNSLYASNLLYKHGVKVQKIMVVRDDVQDIAEAIKNFSGSYNYVFTTGGIGPTHDDVTYEGLAFNDTMHYHPKLVDIVNRFGYSKYPSPAYKMAYVPTKSVLKFGVNQITEKPLAYPCIAVQNVFVFPGSPVFFEVSFPALCKELFAGYKSFSTVEVFVNAREDTFANILNEVVQKFPNVSFGSYPESNRYYKARITVESNNEEDTEAARRTFCSRIPSSMLVHYDRTPHVGSVRKYESFLEKSERRSIYEKSVEILLNYCRKPEEVWIYLDGSPESVIVLHLARVATEKLGEPAKTKLRGISPRASSFLQEISNRYNVELCALRNNGEILARPEMRTLLFGKRSDSNERDHENVLRLFGTSFPDVQIHFPLIEWTELDVASFLGSLSLHYCTEADEAASFR, from the exons ATGATACACTTACGACGATATTTAGCAAACATTTCGTCGAAGCACCATGGACCAACTATCATGAGAATAATGTTGATACATGGAAAAAGTAACGAAGAACACCCGACTGCTGGAATAATTG tTGTTGGCGATGAAATCTTGAAGGCTCAAGTGAAAGACACTAATTCGTTGTATGCGAGCAATTTGCTGTACAAGCATGGAGTCAAGGTTCAGAAA ATTATGGTCGTTCGAGACGATGTCCAGGATATCGCAGAAGCGATCAAGAATTTCTCTGGAAGTTATAATTATGTCTTTACCACCGGAGGAATAGGACCAACTCACGACGATGTTACTTACGAAG GATTGGCTTTCAACGATACCATGCACTATCATCCAAAGTTGGTAGACATTGTGAATCGCTTCGGATATAGCAAGTATCCTTCTCCCGCTTATAAAATGGCATAT GTTCCAACCAAATCTGTCCTGAAATTTGGAGTAAACCAAATCACCGAGAAGCCTTTGGCTTACCCATGTATCGCAGTACAAAATGTGTTCGTCTTTCCTGGATCGCCTGTGTTCTTCGAGGTTTCGTTTCCGGCTCTGTGTAAG GAGTTATTCGCCGGATACAAATCTTTTTCAACTGTAGAGGTTTTTGTGAACGCGAGGGAAGATACGTTCGCGAACATATTAAACGAAGTTGTACAGAAGTTTCCGAACGTTTCGTTCGGATCGTATCCAGAGAGTAATAG GTATTACAAGGCACGCATCACCGTAGAGAGCAACAACGAGGAGGACACCGAGGCCGCCAGAAGAACCTTTTGTTCCCGAATCCCGAGCAGCATGCTTGTGCATTACGATCGCACGCCCCACGTCGGCTCTGTCCGAAAGTACGAGAGCTTCCTTGAGAAGTCGGAACGTCGATCGATTTATGAGAAATCCGTCGAAATACTCCT AAATTATTGCCGGAAACCGGAGGAGGTCTGGATCTACTTGGACGGTAGCCCAGAATCCGTCATCGTGTTGCACCTTGCTCGCGTTGCAACGGAAAAGCTTGGAGAACCTGCAAAAACCAAATTACGTGGAATCAGTCCAAGAGCGAGTAGCTTTCTTCAGGAAATTAGCAACAG GTACAACGTCGAATTGTGCGCCTTGAGAAACAACGGGGAGATTTTAGCAAGACCGGAAATGCGAACGTTGTTGTTTGGCAAGCGATCGGACAGCAACGAGAGAGATCATGAGAACGTTCTTAGGTTGTTCGGTACATCTTTCCCGGACGTACAAATACATTTTCCTCTCATCGAATGGACGGAATTAGACGTCGCAAGTTTTCTCGGATCTCTCTCACTACATTATTGTACAGAAGCAGACGAAGCCGCGTCGTTTCG ATGA